The window GGCGAGCCGGTCAAGGGCAGGCAGTAGGTATTTTCGCACGCATCGATTTCATGAAAACCAAACGACACATTCTTTCTCTTTGTCTGGCGCTGCCGCTGGTGCTGCAGGCGGCCACGGCTGATCCCAAAAAAGCTGGAGAGCGATTCAAGGCCGGGGAGATTACCTGGCCGTCATCGCCGGGCGACGCCGAGATCTGCATGTGGAAGGATGACAAGATCGCGCCCGTGAGCGTGACCGTGGATGACAACTGGGCCTCCGAGGTGCCGTGGTGGCTGGAGCAAAGCGCGAAGTACGGGAACTTTCCCGTCACGTGGTTCATCATCTCGCATAAAGTCGGAGGCCGCAGCGATGGCGGCACCTGGGCTCTTTGGAGTGACGTGGTCGCCAAGGGTCACGATGTCCAGTCCCATACCCACACCCACCTCCAGACGGAAGATCCCGCCTGGCTGGGCATGGAGGGGGAATACTCGGAATCCAAAAAGATCATCGAGGCAAACATCCCCGGGCATCGCGTGCGGATGCTCGCCTATCCCGGGGGGAAAGGCATGGAGATGAACAGCGAGGAACTCGCGGCCAAGTATTATGCCGGGGCGCGGTGGGCCACTGGCACTCTGGTACCTGCGGGCGCCATCCCATTCATGGGCATACGCGCGGTCACGGAAAGCTCCTTCAACAACCCCGCGGCAAATTGGGCTGATCCCAAGCGCATCCTCGATCCCTCCGACAAGATGTATCGCACCTGGTGCGTGATGATCTACCACGGCGCCGGGGACAAGGTGGCGGATCGCCCCTTCTTCCACTGGCTGGCGGACAACCAGGATAAGCTTTGGCTCTCCCGGTTTTGCGATGCCTC of the Terrimicrobium sacchariphilum genome contains:
- a CDS encoding polysaccharide deacetylase family protein, which produces MKTKRHILSLCLALPLVLQAATADPKKAGERFKAGEITWPSSPGDAEICMWKDDKIAPVSVTVDDNWASEVPWWLEQSAKYGNFPVTWFIISHKVGGRSDGGTWALWSDVVAKGHDVQSHTHTHLQTEDPAWLGMEGEYSESKKIIEANIPGHRVRMLAYPGGKGMEMNSEELAAKYYAGARWATGTLVPAGAIPFMGIRAVTESSFNNPAANWADPKRILDPSDKMYRTWCVMIYHGAGDKVADRPFFHWLADNQDKLWLSRFCDASLYGQEREAAAVKVTENGPSKIEFELTDTLDNAVYDQPLTVKVRLPDGWKAVAATQGDQPVEAKFITKDGSPYALVDAVPDKGKVSLVSR